The DNA window AACGAAGAACCCATAGTTAAGACTATCAGCGTCTAAGATTCTGACCTGTATTGCTTTATCCTTTTCCCTTTTATGAGCCCCCCCACCCGTCCCCTGAACACCTCACCCTCTATAACttttaagagttttttttttttttggttttttatacGAGATAGTTCAGAGCTCTACTGCTAGTAGCTAATATTAAGTTTGAAGAACAAAGTGGAGAGATGAGAAGCATCAAGCATCATggaattattgttattgttaaaCTGCATTATTATTCATTACTGTAGGCCTTAAAAACCCCATCAAAAAGACGAAAATCGAACAAGCATTGACCCTCCAAGTCCCTGAATCCCCCAAGATAATCGGCTCTGATCCTTAAACGCGCCACCATAGGAGGATGTACTTTTGTAAGACAACCGGGCACAATTtgaaaaccaataaaaatatttaaaaatgagaaaaacgATTAAAACACATTCTTTATATGTAACTTTAATGTTTATAAACAGCAGAGCATtgttattgtaaataaaaataaaaacgaagaTGAAAACGAGAGGAGTGCGGTGCCCCATACCggctgaaacaaaataaatggtctggtttttcatttataaAGAGGTTCTTTCAATTGGGAGGATATATGATGTGAATGTTGTATGTTCCTTTACTTCCTCAGGCTTCTGCAGAGTCTCCTTAAATGCAAAGAGACCCTAAAGCACTGATACAAAAACCCCTCAATAGATCTAATAAAAAAGTGTTTAGGAAGGGGTTTATTATAGACTTCTTTAGATCTTCTTTAACTTCGAGGGTCATAAAGTCATTTATGTTATATAAAGCTCAGGTATCTAAAACTCATCAATAGATCGGAAAACGGAGTCTACATATATGTGGAATACTACATTTTCTTTCATTCTTTAGGCTTTTTCAGTAATTCTTCAAGTGTGAGGATACAATAGGGCTATTAgagtataataaaaataatgggGTAAAGCCTAGGTAGCAGAACTCCTTCATAGATCTGAAAAACAGTTTACATAGATGTTGTTTATCTTACTTCTTGTATTTCTTTAAGAATCCTTTGAATTAGAGGATACAATAAAGCAATAGAGGTAGCAGATCTCTTCCCTAATCGGAAATTAAGGATGTTCTTCTTAATATATCTAAAATCtagtgtacatatgtatgcataTGTTGTATATTAAATATCCATAACATGTTGTATATATTAAACAAACATCCTATATTTCTTCAGTCTTACTTAGAAATTCTTCAATAGCGAGGATACAATAAAGTTATATCCGTACAGATCAGCTTCAGAACTCCTTATTAGATCGGAAATCAAGGATGTTATTCTgaataaatcttaaatttaTTGTACATATGCATATGTTGTATATTGATCCTATATCCCATATTTCTTAAGATTTTCTGGTCTGAGGTTTCCTTAGACATTCTTCAATAGCGAGGATACAATAAAGCTATATCCGTATAGCTCAGCTGCAGAACTTATTAGATCGGAAAGCAACAATGCTATTATGATTAGATATATAAACTAGTCTTATGATCAAGGATCTTATtcaaaatacatttaaaaactagggtacatatgtatatgttgtATATTGAACATCCTATATTTCTTAAGATTTTCTTTAGGTTTCCTCAGACATTCTTCGATTACGAGGATACAATAAAGCTATATCCGTACAGCTCCTTATTAGATCGGAAAGCAAGTATGGTATTCTGAATAGATCTAGAAACTAGTGTACATATCTATATGTTGTATATTAAATATCCTATATTTCTTAAGATTTTCTTCAGATTTTCCTCAGACGCTCTTGCGATTCTACAATAAAGCTATTCCTGTAAAACTGAGGCAACAAAACTCCCCAATAGATCAAAAGACAGTGTATAGTTGTATAATATTTGTTATATGTATTTCCTTGATTTCTTCAGACTTCATGTGTCGTAAAGGTACATATGTGTATATTGTATTTCCTTTCTATATATTCAGTGATTTTTCAAATGCGAGGCTGGTATGAAGGTATAAAAGCAAAGCTCTTTTAAAAACCACCTCCATAAATCAGAAAACGAGTGTGCATATGAGTTGTTTATTATGTTTCCTTTATTTGTTTAGATTTTCTTCAGGCCTCGTTGGAGCTTTCTTCAATGCGAGATTTCCTTTATTATGTTTCCGTTATTTGTTTAGATTTTCTTCAGGCCTCGTTGGAGCTTTCTTCAATGCGAGATTATAGTTGAGGTGTTTGTGTATAGCTCTGGTAAAAAGATTCCTCCATAGGCCCGAAAACGAGTAGAACATGCGTGTTTTCATTCTTTTGTATTAGTgcgattttttcatttttcctttttttttcttccgtCTTGTTTAGAGATTTCTTAAATGTTAGAATAATATAAAGCTATTCGTGTAGAGCTGAGGAGAAAAACTCCCCAAAagatctgaaaaaaaaaatgcacatatatgtatgtgtgtaagTAAAACTCAGATTtccttgcaaaaaaaaactcttctTCTATACCTTTTGGAAAGTGCAACATCATCCTGTAATTCTCGAATCTAGAACTTGTCGGCGTCCTCCTTGAACCAGACATCGCCCATTAGCTGGCGCGTGTAGACATAAATGAAGTCCATGTCCTTCATCTCCAGAGACATCGGAGTATCGTCCATCTTGATCCCGTGGCCGTTGTATTGGAAGGTGGCCTCGTACCGGTGCAAGCCCAGACGCTTGCAATAAATATCCATTACCTTTTGCATCGGGGTGACGGTACTGATCACGAACCGGACCACGGCGTTGTTTTCGCCAACCAACTGCACTGTCAAGTACTCCATTTTTCTCTCTTAGAaagttttagaaaattttCCTGATTTTTCCTGCGTGCAAAACGAAAGCCTGCTTGCGGTTCTTTCAAACGACACACTTTTTTTGTGACATTCGGGGAATCCCTCACGCATtaggaaattaatttaaagcccaaaagctttgggaTTTTTAAGAAACTGCCACACTAATCACGACTATCGGAGTAATGCTCAACAGCTGGGCCATCACTAATACCGTTAAATGCATTTCAGCAGCCGCAGCCTCCATTACTCTCCTATTTTgagcttttattttctttttaataatatttaatttatttttgatt is part of the Drosophila bipectinata strain 14024-0381.07 chromosome XL, DbipHiC1v2, whole genome shotgun sequence genome and encodes:
- the LOC108118665 gene encoding small ubiquitin-related modifier 2-A-like, with the protein product MEYLTVQLVGENNAVVRFVISTVTPMQKVMDIYCKRLGLHRYEATFQYNGHGIKMDDTPMSLEMKDMDFIYVYTRQLMGDVWFKEDADKF